The Rhopalosiphum maidis isolate BTI-1 chromosome 2, ASM367621v3, whole genome shotgun sequence genome segment ataataaaatatgatcagaaaaaaatccttatatataggtgttataataaacttaaataaaattaaatcagtattttattaatccgaattgtataaatgtacattgtacatgtcagtagaaaaattaattaatactttagcggtaattaataattattgcaattaaaatataattttttatgactcAAAActattggtataaaatataacaattaattaagtagtttaatggaataaaatttctaaaaccaATCAATGGGATATAAGGGGAGAGTAAAAAAgtcaaattgaaatttttccaatatctgtaaaattattattattttttcagtatatcaataatattatatactaaattattttaaaaaaattttcaattatttcttttCAAGAGTATTTTTTACTAGGAATATTTTTCTTGGTCTTATTTACCTAAATGTTTTCCAATTCTCAcacttactatataaaatggcAGTATATGTCACATGACATACTAAGACATATTCCTTGTAAGTTGTTGTAAATAGAATCATAGAAATAGTATTATAGCCATGAACACATTctttaaattagattatagattatataggtacatttttttagtatataaattttattatttgttagttatatcttacatttttaaatactattacattatagctacttataaatatgttaaataatattagtatttagcaCATTATTAAAGAAGGTATAAACATTGATATGCtaagtgtatataaaatagaaaattataccgTACTGTGCATAGATAGTAGTGTTCAAGGTTTTCAGTTCAATTGATTTTATCtgtgttttgtttaattattttaatctttaaaatagtttttttttcataatgagataaattaattgtattgaagATGTTTCAATATAGCATTGGTTAGATTCCAGaagtgtattatgttattttaaacttatcaaatttattacctGCCTTTTATCTGTTTTGTATGTTTATCTTGGTAGacctatgatttttttagctgctgctattcaaattaatattttttaaactccgggttaaaaaaattcatattatatacttgtattaaaataaatatattcaaaatattaatttaaccatttttagattagatacaaataaaatatattattgttaagttaaatgcttattgactattgtaaaaatttaaagacaatattaatattagaataaattaaattcacataACCtagagtttaaaaatgtttatataaataataactaaataaaataaaatcataagtcTATCAAGATAAACATAAAACGTAGATAAAAGTTAATCAATTTGAtaagtttcaaataaatttatacacttCTGGAAACTAACCAATGTCATATTAAaacttcttttaaatataattattaaaaaaaaaaaaaaaacaacttttgtatttgtacattataaaattgttaaaataaaaaataattttcagttacgtaaaaacatacattCACAGAATGAGTACAGAGGAGTCACAACAGTTCTGTCTCAGATGGCATAATTATCAAAGTTCACTTATGTCAACTCTGCCTCAGCTTTTAAACCATGATGATCTGACTGATGTTACATTATGTGCTGGTTTGAGAACACTTAAAGCACATCGTGTTGTTTTGTCTGCATgtagtgattattttaaacagttatTTAAAGCACTCACAAaagtaagaaatattttatttttatattatttttattataaaaataagactcGATCAATACAATTGTTAATTCATttgaaagattttattttaatattacaatattaagacTAAAATAGTGTTTGTTATAACAtgctatttttaagttaaatatactgaattttatcatttaaactatattattttgttaaatatttaagattcattattaaataacatttttatggaGTAATTTCTAGTCTAATTTAAgtggatataatattctttctaatttatataatagtattatatttatgtatatgaattaattaatttgataaaacttttattgttatcaaaggAATTAGGAGCAAGTCATCATCCAGTGATTGTTTTGCCTGGTGTTGAATTTACCGATCTCTGTGCTCTAGTCACATTTATGTACAGTGGTGAAGTAAATGTTTATGAACATCAACTAGCTAGCATGCTTTCCATGGCTGATACATTACACATTAAAGGCTTGGCTGAGTTTTCTAATgtaggtattaatttttttaaattttaagttgcaCAGCTTGAATACCTTATTAATTTTCACAGTTATTATcttgcttttattatttagtataataataaaactcaattttttaaaactgaaaataaaaataaatatcgaaaaGAGATTGTTTTCATTTGCAAATGCTAAGtatgttatgaaaaaaagtttaaaaatgatcatgttaattttttttaaaattattttttactctatcatctaaaaatatataaagtaaaaaataaaatgctatttatttattcatattatataaacatgacgtgtataaaataattacttactaaCTTGCAGatctttttagaaataatcttCAACATTTATGATTTAGTGTAAAACCTCAATTAACTGTCTAAAATGAGACCTAGTGAATAAcggataaaagaaaaatatgattttattattatagctgttattaattttgatattgtatatattgtgtattatgatgataaaattacataatttaaaaaaatagttatttttgtttgtttatatgaATCCCGaggttttttcataaattagcTTAGATTTTTCTACAAGTATGCAAAATACTCATAATACAGGCGtgcaatatactatttaaaattcacgATACCATTATGACAGTAGGTTATGTGTATCAGAAATTGATATATAACTGAGGTTTTActgtaataactatttattttaaataatattatattatactgaatctatattaataatgaattcttATTTCTTACACCAATACTagtgtagtttttaattaaatttaatgtttatatcttagaaaatgtttaaaactatttatcagGTACCTGGTTATACATCTGGCACATTTGAAAAATCATCAAAGTGGAAAAGGCCACGAGTTGAAGAATCAGAATCCTTTAATAGAGTGATGTCAAGACCAACAATGAGTGAAACTGAAGCTTTTGCTGATCTAGATGTTGCTCAAGATCTAAGTAAACGTGTTCCAGAAAATGATAATCAAGATGATACTGTAAACTTAGCAACTACTGTTGACCATAAACCGTCCACATCagaaataaatgtatcttATGGTGAAGAAGCTCCGACACCTACAGATTTAGTTCAAggtatgcattttttattaactattaatatttcaaaattaaaataataatcattttatattaatttatgtgatttaatacaattttgtggCTGttggaataattaattatttaagtattttataaaatataataacaagattaacttaataatgtatttaatagtattaataatatccataacaataattgttatcatGCTTAACTGGCATGCTGATACATTATACTTTTGCAAGTAGGTCATCTGACTagggaattttttattaatggatGTTAAGTGGGCCTAGTTAAAAAAGCAAGTATACTCAATGATGTAGggcatgtttttattattgtttttatatcagtaCATCCATagagtataaaaaaagtagaaatgttatttattatctatagctATGGTACCTAGTTCGATTACAAACGTTACCAGTTGTTTTGTCTAGGCGATCAGCagtgaattttatataatacttttttgttgCCCCCCCCCCCTTTGGAAATCCTGGCTACACCACTGAGTATATTTGTTGtgctatattatgatttatgataaataagctgtatcatattattttaatatttgtctaaactattattaataactttagaaGCACTAGAGTTAATATGagactaattattaatcattattaagtaACATCCAATATCTAGCGATGACCTAGGTTAAATATTATCCTGcttattactaataagttattagtatctaaaattttctattaggcctatacctactaaaaattgtagtacatttttaataatagtgtcaactatatattttatatatgtatgtacaccacaaatattttttattaaaaaaccataaaataatatttttaatatttaatattaatctaacaTTCacctgattatattataatgtttattcatataaataattttattgtatcaacTACTCAACTATTAAACTATGTACGGTTTATAGGTCCAGTTGTACAGGGTTCACAgtcagataataataaatctcgAACACCTGTATCCAAGCTATATACAATGTGTTTCATATGTGGTAAACAGCTAAGTAATCATTACAATTTGCGCGTTCATATGGAAACCCACCAAAATGCACAGTATGCTTGTTCAGTATGTAGTCATGTTTCTCGATCCAGGGATGCATTAAGGAAACATGTATCTTATAGACATCCACGtcccaacaataataatacaactacaGATAATTCATCTACAGTGGATTCATCACACAATGTAAACAAGCTTCCATCAACTTGACCCAAAAAAATACGcatgatacatttattgttattattttaatttattgttgttaccctttagttaatttttcttcTAGTTATATCCATATTAATCGTTGacctgttatttttattgtgtgaGTGTttgattgttattgttatatattgttaaaatttataaactgttGTTGAAatgataatagaaaaataatgtaagatggtccattttaaatataaagtataaacttactttgaaaatattcaacCCTACCACAGATAAATtacaagcataatatattagtcaatagactattaaaaacattcagttgaaaaaataatagtaatcatCCTTTTGGAGTCTTTATTAAACTCTTaagatatttatcattttatctttatattatattataaactattataaatctagctaaatatttatctataaatatctatCCCCTAGCTTAAAAGTAtatgatttcaaaaaataaattaaatatttgtcgtgttaaaaatacatctagatttaactaaatacaatGTAGATTGATGTAACAGGCTATAATGCTGCTTTTTTGACCTTTTTCACatcaaattaatgttttaaatatgtttatatgtatttattttcaatgttatttataaatattatttaatattatacctttagattataaaatagattaccaATGATATATCAGTTTAAGTTACCAATGTTTAATCCAATATTGtttacataactattatagCCTActgatgtaattttttttatggagaACCGCACAGTAGGCTCATTATAATGTCTCCATATGGTTTGTTGATggtataaacaataacttttttttttttacttctgtgataaattaatattatgtaaattattactgaCCACTGTAAAAGGTtatcattgttaaatttactGTGATACGGgcctgttaaaaaaaattagaatattattgtatatttttagtatgaaacCATAGAAatggttatatataattagatatacaTTTGAGATTCAgttgttgaatatttatttgctgtgtataaatgtatggaATTAGTGAActgtgataatttttttctttcatctATTAATGTTCCATGAACCTGCatgatagtttattttatttttgttatatccaAGTGCCTTTTACCGTCATTTAGATGCTAGTCATTCAAAATTAGACTTAATagtgagagaaaaaaaatgtttagtcacTTTGATTAAACTGTTCTATTAAGTTAACATTTAATGGTTCATGTAGTAGTATGGTGATATATGGagactaaatttaataatatttatagtattatatttattaatttatttattattctaatacaatattaatattcttatacattaataattaaataatatttatttgactaaCTTAATATTGGACTCAAATTTAATGGAAAATTTTATCTATCAGGCAGacaaacagaaaataatttaatcaagacctgatcaaaattaataattcttgaTAGTTcagtcatatttatttatattttatattcaatacataCTTTCAAAAACTAAGTTAAATTAGATCTCaactgtatgatttttttttttttattgttattagaaaaactatacgtcatatataatattataatcaattacatcttattagttattcaatttattaaaaaaattttttttaagattgaaACCTGGATTTGttggttatattttgttattttattgagaaTTGAGAATGATAATAAGCTGTGATAAATATGATGTCTAGGtttcaatcaaattaattttatgcttCATTTAATCATCTAGGATttcgataaataatatgttcatcaaaaataattatactagtgCTCAAgcacataataaaaatgaaaatttcattaataatttggcctttatgtaaaatattttgaattgtatattactgttatgtaattatatttaatcattaactaaaattacaaggtttcagtataaaaataaattgtatatcaataattataaatataaaggcctctttgaaaatatgttttaaacttttcaGTTAGTACATAGGATAATGTAGGTAATTGAAATTGCAATCGCAGggtgataatttaattgttcattgttttaaagctattatatttttttgttaacagaAAAAACGTTGcctaatttttagttaaacaaattaagttgggttttttttttgttgtatgtaaataaatgaattatttgaaaaaggaaatacttgagtttttttttatattatttctaaaataatatatatccttGTAACCttgtatattacttatatatagtgTGGCCAGACATTCTGTATTATACGGGAAAGTACCGTATTTCAAGTCTGTCCCGTTGTCCTGACATATGCATACGGGATGCTATATTgtctcattttttaaaaatatgactattttcatacaatagaaaaatatatgtaaataaaattaaaaatataatcttcatCTATCTGTACTAAATATCAATTACAGTCTACGGagtaaatgtatatcatatataattatgtatttgtagaataatgatgtttttgctaaattattatgataaaaaattagtaatagtTTCTACTTTaagcacaaaaaaatatttataattcttaaaattgtgataaaatatccaaaaaatattattttaatgagttaCATTTGttagttatcaattattattaagatttaagactaaatatttaagtttttcatcaaaaatagatgtttattcataataaaaaaattcttatcttTGTCCcatattttcgtattttatatcTGGCAACCCTACTTATAATTGGTATGTAAGTAAGTgagcataaaattattttatgtcattacttataaatagtttaaacattaaagaaaaataattttctgataacTAATTTGTGTCTTccaagatataaatattttgtgtcatTTTGTCGTCTAACACACATATACTAACTACAAGCTATAATCTTGAGGACCAGAACATcgtagattttttattttagaccaacatattacaaatattaaattaaaacaagaatatagtataatattggataattttattttgttcttaaaTAAGAGTTGTAACCTTTACACAGTTTACATACTGTTACTTATGttacaaaattcaataaataattctatatatataattatttatatatggttGTACATTTTGACTAActacaaacaattaaatattataaaattaacctaTTTCATTCAATTGAATagtcaaaaataatgatactattatttatattgcactcatttatacattttaaaattaaaaatgtacaaacacagtaatagcttataatatttatatgtaattataataatggtaaatattttaaaataaaaatcacagccacacaaataaataatacagtgaaataaatggaaaaaacaacaattaataaattaataactatgaggaatataaataaaaataaatattttagaacttaaaatacatacaatattatgtatttatcgtACAATggaattaaatactattttaaagatCCCAACTAAATAAATGATGTTTTACTAGCATATCTCTAACACCTGCTTTTAATGTCTgagtattttctttttttggagGAAGTTCCCAATcaggatttaaattaaatggaaATTGTGATAAGACTCTTAATTCGCATTTCACTTGCACCCATCCTGGACTGCAAACAAAACTCCACGGctgatacctaatatataaaataattatttaaaatattttaatttacattttttttagttagaatTATTTCaccattttttaacaacttgatcGGAACAACACAACAGCTCCAACCATAGATGTAATGCTTGTTCATTAAGACCAAGACAAACAAGACTTCTTAATTTTACATCCATTTGACAACCAGCTGCATCATGACTTTGGTTAATGCATTGAATACATCTATATAAAAGCTGAAAAACAAACattcaatttattgttatgaattatttaatatttttaattagacaattatattgaaaataaagattattaatacaaacattatgCATACATTCCtgaaattgtattcaattaaataaaacatgtatttacTTCTTCGGGAGTTAACACTTTGCCATCTTCGTCCAATCTGTATGTTTTACATAACATTAATCTGCTATACACAGAACTATAATCTCTTTCAACTTCGGTCATTGCTGCTTCTTCAATAAATAACCATGGATGACATGGACCgcctaagaaaataaataattaattattatacctattaacttTGAATAAAGACAAtcaatatacaacatatatttacCCAAAAATGATGGTCGTTTCATTCCATGTTCAAGAACCTGTTTAATAGCTGGACAAAGAGTTCCTCTAACTAAATCTGTAATAGTTTCTGATATTGAATCATCTCCGGCTATACTATACTGTTTACTTCTTTCGTCCAAAAGTTCGACAAATTTTGCAGGAAACCATCCTGTATGTCGtacgttattttaattgtataaactatttatatcatCTCTAATTAGTTCTTACCACTCAAACCATTTAATTCTCCAACCCAACAATGTTCATCTTTACGGCTaatgattgtaataatatcattttttcgaAATCCTAATTCATCATCATCGTGTCtttcaaaatctaataataaaagccAATTATagtagtgtatattattatagcaagagattaatttaatgtaaaacactcgttatttcaaaaagcaCTAACAAtttgcaaatatataattaaaaatttatattttgcaacagaatattatatattaaataattatacatgtagataaaattattatttatcaagatcaaacttaaaaaataagtatcttAAGTTTAAATGAGTAGAGTAGTGTATCAACATTTTGCTTGGAACCATACCATTCCACTcatctaaacttaaaatacttatctcataaactacttgtccaaaatttaatttttttacattgaattactttaacaaatatttcgctttagaaagaattaaaaaatgcatgttatcattaaaaaaagaaatttaaaaaatgacaattaaaaattaaaaattttatgttttttaacaattaaaatttatttaaaaatgcaaacagtttttaaaataattattgttctacATAATAAGGTTCATCTAATATAAGGTAAGCAAGGTTTTATGGTCCATACTGGTCAAGGCTCACCATAAGATTATATGTTTAGTTTagagttttattattgtataccaagtcatatatttttatattttttacagttttgaataaaatatacataataataaataatagtttatgaaGAGGTGggcaatgaatatattaaattttaacttaaagatatagaattgtatacgaaaaacgatttgaCAAGACTGTGTATCAGTCTATAATACTTAGTgcattttgtgatattttttttttgataaaatattagctattaaagtaatttattttactgttaatattatactaagtgaatttaatttttaacgaaaattttgcatttatgatattattaatacttaattatcataataatttttttaactcggcttactatttattgaatacaaaaaaaaaaaatgatatgcaATTAATGCTAGAAatctctaaaaaaatatttatctacaaactattttaaatcaaattacaatcatacatattatgtaataaatgttgtattttaagtattttggtAGTaagataagttattaatatctaaaatattattattaattaataatttaaagatttacCTAAAAGTGCTTTAGCTCTTCTCTTTTTATTTCTTGATACATTTGCATATGTTTCTAAGTCACGTGAGTGACTTTCTTTGGTATAATCTGGTTTTAACGAAAGATTACTAAGTTTAGGATCAACAAACACAAAATGACGAGATACTTGCATAATTGCTTCTCTTAAGTCAACTAAAAattctgaaataataattataattttgattattaataattattttgtatttaaatatttgataatatactaGATAATGATTTTGACAGACCTGTTTGACgaatatttttgcattttaaaataactttggaATTATCTTCATTAATTTCATCACCAAAAAGCAATACTTGCATTATTGATCTAGATTTTCGAATTTGTCTCCtagtaacaaatattaaaaaataagaataaaaaatatgttacttattaattatttaataaataaaaataatttctaacctATTAAGATGTTGTTTAGGTAGATTTGTTGAAGAATTGATATTTGGAACTAAAGCCCCTCCATCGGCCATTAGATATCCTAAATATCGTCTTCGTAAAGCTTCAATTTTTTCATCAGTGATTTCTGGACATACTTCAAAACACACCTAAACGATTGATCATCAATAtcttagtaataatatcaaaataaaataaaatgtaagcgatttattgattgatattcacttgaaataattctttaatattggatatattCCCTGGTATATTAGATAATGCATTGAATATATCAGCTGAATTATCAAGTGTTTTCAATAAtggttctaaaaattataatcaataaaaatgtattagttaaaataggAATATTCCAAaacatataagtttatatgtaaatgtaattgcaatttaaaaatatttattatacaacatttacatttcaatacaaataataatttgttataaatatattatagagaaaaaaaaatcagtaaagCTGTgttgaattcaaaaaaaataaaataatcactcaTGTAGTttgatttaatcaaaaa includes the following:
- the LOC113551943 gene encoding zinc finger protein 131-like; amino-acid sequence: MSTEESQQFCLRWHNYQSSLMSTLPQLLNHDDLTDVTLCAGLRTLKAHRVVLSACSDYFKQLFKALTKELGASHHPVIVLPGVEFTDLCALVTFMYSGEVNVYEHQLASMLSMADTLHIKGLAEFSNVPGYTSGTFEKSSKWKRPRVEESESFNRVMSRPTMSETEAFADLDVAQDLSKRVPENDNQDDTVNLATTVDHKPSTSEINVSYGEEAPTPTDLVQGPVVQGSQSDNNKSRTPVSKLYTMCFICGKQLSNHYNLRVHMETHQNAQYACSVCSHVSRSRDALRKHVSYRHPRPNNNNTTTDNSSTVDSSHNVNKLPST
- the LOC113551655 gene encoding small G protein signaling modulator 3 homolog isoform X1 — encoded protein: MDLKQLFLTRSHDGYLGKEDNQVRIETALETEDEEDNDFIINEELKNALALDNLKEWGNNIKLTKGKPFSGLTPSMWPEDIVVSYTQYDNTTPPSHQWFDEFGFRIENHNDSSKECILADDIYEDPQHRNQWISYFENLYVKELSEKEKITLKPHSEILQSMVRQGIPHSLRPQLWMRFSGAYLKKQSHNINYKEIVRSSNNDTLVSSKQIEKDLLRTMPSHVCFNNLQSTGIPRLRRVLRSLAWLYPDIGYCQGTSMIVASLLLILEEEESFWVMCAIVEDLLPALYYTTTLIGVKADQQVLQTVLGNCLPGICQLLRLHDIELSLITVNWFLTLFSNVVNFKVLLRIWDLLFFEGSIILFQITIGLLKSKEPLLKTLDNSADIFNALSNIPGNISNIKELFQVCFEVCPEITDEKIEALRRRYLGYLMADGGALVPNINSSTNLPKQHLNRRQIRKSRSIMQVLLFGDEINEDNSKVILKCKNIRQTEFLVDLREAIMQVSRHFVFVDPKLSNLSLKPDYTKESHSRDLETYANVSRNKKRRAKALLDFERHDDDELGFRKNDIITIISRKDEHCWVGELNGLSGWFPAKFVELLDERSKQYSIAGDDSISETITDLVRGTLCPAIKQVLEHGMKRPSFLGGPCHPWLFIEEAAMTEVERDYSSVYSRLMLCKTYRLDEDGKVLTPEELLYRCIQCINQSHDAAGCQMDVKLRSLVCLGLNEQALHLWLELLCCSDQVVKKWYQPWSFVCSPGWVQVKCELRVLSQFPFNLNPDWELPPKKENTQTLKAGVRDMLVKHHLFSWDL
- the LOC113551655 gene encoding small G protein signaling modulator 3 homolog isoform X2, whose protein sequence is MDLKQLFLTRSHDGYLGKEDNVRIETALETEDEEDNDFIINEELKNALALDNLKEWGNNIKLTKGKPFSGLTPSMWPEDIVVSYTQYDNTTPPSHQWFDEFGFRIENHNDSSKECILADDIYEDPQHRNQWISYFENLYVKELSEKEKITLKPHSEILQSMVRQGIPHSLRPQLWMRFSGAYLKKQSHNINYKEIVRSSNNDTLVSSKQIEKDLLRTMPSHVCFNNLQSTGIPRLRRVLRSLAWLYPDIGYCQGTSMIVASLLLILEEEESFWVMCAIVEDLLPALYYTTTLIGVKADQQVLQTVLGNCLPGICQLLRLHDIELSLITVNWFLTLFSNVVNFKVLLRIWDLLFFEGSIILFQITIGLLKSKEPLLKTLDNSADIFNALSNIPGNISNIKELFQVCFEVCPEITDEKIEALRRRYLGYLMADGGALVPNINSSTNLPKQHLNRRQIRKSRSIMQVLLFGDEINEDNSKVILKCKNIRQTEFLVDLREAIMQVSRHFVFVDPKLSNLSLKPDYTKESHSRDLETYANVSRNKKRRAKALLDFERHDDDELGFRKNDIITIISRKDEHCWVGELNGLSGWFPAKFVELLDERSKQYSIAGDDSISETITDLVRGTLCPAIKQVLEHGMKRPSFLGGPCHPWLFIEEAAMTEVERDYSSVYSRLMLCKTYRLDEDGKVLTPEELLYRCIQCINQSHDAAGCQMDVKLRSLVCLGLNEQALHLWLELLCCSDQVVKKWYQPWSFVCSPGWVQVKCELRVLSQFPFNLNPDWELPPKKENTQTLKAGVRDMLVKHHLFSWDL